The following coding sequences lie in one Mercenaria mercenaria strain notata chromosome 5, MADL_Memer_1, whole genome shotgun sequence genomic window:
- the LOC128557447 gene encoding uncharacterized protein LOC128557447, whose translation MNLFLLLCLGLLFPCTLQKALDEDTLSHILTELKNLQEAQKECTNTVSELKEYKSRVLSLENTVKDFQNTVKELKDTVKDLKHENNKLFSEIHRLKDDRMQNTNRNVNKYESKTEGAAVGLPRVVREEVLNATYPLLIKVIEGTTRKQDNERTRSAFKRSFTMRPTPTYPGQTANTHVAFTVGLSQSEVTLGDHSIVIFDNVFTNIGSAYQKNTGILIAPIKGAYVFSLTMAVSPGQHLYLEIVKDGRFVNSIYADSRSMNNYSSTTKEWILEVNKGSEVWIRCGTRGELHGNLHSMLSGYLLFETN comes from the exons atgaatttatttttgttactgTGCTTAGGTTTATTATTTCCTTGTACTTTACAAAAGGCACTTGATGAAGACACTTTGTCGCACATACTGACAGAGTTAAAGAACTTGCAAGAAGCTCAGAAGGAATGCACTAATACAGTTTCCGAGCTGAAAGAATATAAATCCCGCGTTTTGTCTTTAGAAAACACAGTGAAAGACTTTCAGAACACAGTGAAAGAATTAAAGGACACCGTGAAGGACTTAAAACATGAGAATAACAAGCTATTCTCGGAAATACATCGACTAAAGGACGACAGAATGCAAAATACAAACCGTAAT GTCAATAAATACGAGTCAAAAACAGAGGGGGCTGCTGTTGGATTACCCCGTGTTGTCAGAGAGGAGGTCCTTAATGCCACATACCCGTTGCTAATAAAAGTAATCGAAGGCACGACAAGGAAACAGGATAATGAAAGAACCC GTTCTGCGTTCAAAAGGTCGTTTACAATGAGACCAACACCGACTTACCCAG GCCAGACAGCGAATACACATGTTGCATTTACAGTCGGTCTGTCCCAAAGTGAGGTAACCCTTGGTGACCACAGCATAGTTATCTTCGACAACGTGTTTACTAACATCGGCAGCGCATACCAGAAAAACACAGGGATATTGATCGCGCCGATAAAAGGCGCTTACGTCTTCTCTTTAACTATGGCAGTGTCACCAGGGCAACATTTATATCTAGAGATTGTAAAAGACGGAAGATTCGTGAACTCCATTTATGCGGACTCCAGATCTATGAACAACTACTCATCTACAACAAAAGAGTGGATTCTGGAAGTAAACAAAGGATCTGAAGTGTGGATCCGTTGCGGAACTCGCGGTGAACTTCACGGAAACTTGCATAGTATGTTGTCTGGCTATCTGTTGTTTGAAACCAATTAA